The Nicotiana sylvestris chromosome 6, ASM39365v2, whole genome shotgun sequence genomic sequence GATAGTAGACTAgtgttcttttgtatattctactaaaatgctcatacacttgtgacaccaggtcttggtacacactagtagacttgtgATTTTGGTTTTTATTGCGTGATTATGATTGCACTCAGTTGCTATCATGTTATTTATTTTTAACTTGGAAAAATTTGTTAAAAAGAGGAATCACGTAACTAGgtcactgttggcttgcctagcaacgaCATTAGGAGCCATTACGGTCTATTATAgaattggatcgtgacaacatggtaccagagcactaggttcacgcaGGTCTCACAAGTTACGGGCAAGCCTAATAGAGCCTTGCAGATCGGTGCAGAGACGttcgtacttatcttcgagaggctatagggtgttagaaaactactctttattcatctcctatcgtgcagttgatggtatactaagTTTCTTTCTCTTaatctctcacagatggtgagaacacacaTGACGGATGTTCCAGACCCATGAGGAGCTGCTCCcctattgctagaggccgaggccgggggagggcactaGCCCTAGGTACGGGACGAGGACATCCCAGAGTTGCCCAATTGCACCACTAGTGAATCCAGTGGAGGATCTCActattgaggagcagggcgaaGTGCCCGCAGTAGAGCCAGCCCCAGTCAATTTCATGTTAGCACCGGgctttcaggaggtcatgggccatatgctgcggttcatggatACTATGACCcatgctggtttatttccagcagatccagccacatctcaggcgggAAAGGGAGCACAGACTCCTATTGCTCAGGCTCCTGGGCATGCAGTTATTGTTTATCAGACCCCGGGCCCGTTACCCGTGGGCGGGGCCCAGCCAGTAGCAACAACCGTACTTGAGCCTAGCCCAGCTATGGCCAGCGAGCCACAGAAGCTACTGGACAAAaggactaggctacaccctcctgTCTTCGGAGGTGAGCGATATGAGGATCCTCGGGATTTTATTGCATTATAGGCAAAAAGCTGTTACAAAGAGGTAATATAACTTAAAAATTGCTTCGGAGTAAAACTTTACTTTTATAATGAATAATTATTATATAGAAATGTCATCATTGAAAGGTCTGACTGTATTAGCCACAATTTTCATACCCGTAGTTGAGTCTCCATAGCTAATGTGCATATTGTTTTAAATGTTGAAAGTGAGAAATTTGTCATAATACTACTGACTCAAGACTTGAATCTAAGGTCGTTCAATAAAAGGGGACGATTCAACATATTGTTATATTTATCAAGTACTACTAAATAACAACTTTCATCAACTTACTACTTTCGctatagaaaaaaaaaatcagaccTACATTCAATAGTATCTACAAAATGAAATCAGTCGATCGAGCAATTCTCACTGATGCCATACTCCACATTCCTGCATTATATTGTGGCATTTGGATTACATAGACTTCTATTCGTTCAGCCCCAAAAATTTCATGTTATGACCATACACGGCTGGTAGGATAATGAATAACAATTTCGAATAAAATACGGAATTATTTTATCCCCTTTTGATTATGGAtattaattaatcatggaaacTAATCTGTACTAAAATGGTACGATTAGCTATGCAATGGGATTTCCTTATCTATCTCATACTcttaaccaaacgacccctcagTGTATTCCTGTCCTTTAGAATGAAGTAAACCAAAGACTAAGAATGAAACCAAAGACTTGAAAAATCATGTAAAACTCAGAAAAAAAAGATAACTATCGTAAATAAAAAGTTTACTTATAACAAGAAATATAGGTTCCATATCGCATAAGAGTCATTCTTGAACcaaaaactggaaaaaaacaaCTAGAAATGTTTCTCATTGTCCAAAATGGAGTCTAAAAATTTCAAGGGCATTTTGGTCCTCCTTCTTGTGTCTTCCAATCTCTGTAGCATGAACAACAATCTTTTTGTCCAAAAGTACCCGGTGGAACGCACTGACACCAGTTACAACACTTATTGCAAAATAATAAACAGTTATTTTTGTGAGATGTATTTGAGCATCGATGATCACATGCACTCGAACACTCTACAAAAGCATTAAAAAAAAGGTCATTTAGTTTCTTGAAATATAGTTAATTAATtgattatataaatataataaaaaaagtGCTTACGATCAGTAGGAACTGGACAAGTGGTTGGACCAACCGGAGGTTTTGCTACTAGTGAAGCGTCAAAACGTCGATATGCCTGTTTATTCAGCAAATTAAAGATGAAAAGGAAACACTCATCAAATCATTGTTTAAACAATAATTTAAGACAAATTAGTCATGTTAGCATGTTTCAAATATTGAATGCTCaaagcaaaaaataaataaaaattcaaaatagtaaaaatattcaCTCACGAGAGAAACTTCAAGGAAACATAATGAGGCGACCAACGAGAGAAGCAAAGTAGCTTGTGATCTTTTTGAAATAGCCATACTCGAAGTTTTTTTGTGTTTTGACGTTACTTTTTTATGGTAGAGAACCTCCTACTTATATATGCGTGGTCCTAAGTTTGCACAAAATGGGAAGATTGATAATGTAATAAAACAGTAATTAATACGTAATTATAGATTGATAATGCAAAACTTAAATAATTAAAATGTTATTATAGGTCAAAATATACTAACAATGGTAAGAACAGATCAACCGCAAAATTTTCACTGTCAAAGATTTGCATAAATGGAATTAGTTTTTCTAAACGACTGTCTTGCCAATATTAGTGGCTGTATTCAAGAGATTAATATATGTTTTCCGTTAATCAATGCATTTAAATATCAATTACAAGATCCCAAAATCTCCGCCAATATGTTGTTTTTGATAAATTTGCATTTTGAGATCTAAAAGTCTTTTACTTTGTGTCATTCATTAAGAGACCAACAAGAAATTTCTACTTTAGAGTAAAACTGTCGTTTCGAGAAATAGAATGGGTCTAGGTACGATGAGATGGTCAAACTAGAAGAgttacatttttttttaaatgtaaggTATTAACTATCACTAGAAGGGTGAaaataggggtgtacaaaggaaatcgactgtcacgatccaaaatctaactagtcgtgatgacacctaacttatctcgctaggtaagccaactcatCAAGTCCAATACAATATAACTTACTGAGGAAAAATAAATGATCTCTTATACACCTCCCCaggactagtagtacaaatcatgagcttctaagaatagagtttacaaagctgatataaaaaaaataaaaaaaatacatcatctgtttgacaattacataaacagagtttaaaattctaaggctaccatgaacaagaggcagctacaaccgtGATGCCGGTACATTTTCCAAGTCAGCTACCATCGAACACAGCAACGTCGACATTCAAAAtatgcacgcaatgtgcaggaagtgtagtatgagtacaaccgaccctatgtactcaataagtaacaaacctaaacttaggttTAAAGTAGTGATGAGCTTGTACCAAGGTCAGAGTCCATACCAATATCCAGTAACATCtcataacaatataattaaagcatCACAAGGAATAACTCAATAataaaatgctcagctcgttcacagttccaaaaagaaatattttagtataatcgtaaaactcaattcttttcactgaaatcaccaaaatatgagtaagtctGAAAACTATGATCTTTCCCGTAAAACTTTCTTTCAAAATAGGAGATTTCATTTTTCAAatggcatgaggaaagtacatctctatgcctatatttCAATGTGCATGCCAATGCAATGAAAAATAGTGACaaaatcatatgcatactctcagagtatcaattcactcaattctcacagtcactcatgcctcgcagtcactcaatcctcccaagtcactcggcactcgcactcagtaggtacatgcgctcaccgggggtgtgcagactccggaggggctccttcagcccaaacgctataacatgccaccttgtggcataaatcaatcaggccttcggcctcactcattcataaatcagtaacaatatgctgcggcgtgcagcccgatcccataatcatcctcacaattaggcccttggcctcactcagtcatcaatctctccagtctctcgggctcaaaatgtcatgaaaatcagcccaaaaatgatgatataatgtatcaataatAACAACTAAGACCGAGATATTATATGAAtaaatgaatatgactgagtatgaaatatcaatgaaatcggtgagatgacaacaagaaacaaccattatgggtcccaacaatatcggcataaagcctaaacatgatatctaacatgatATACAGCTCAATTtacttatcacatggtgaaaacacagatatcaacaaagtaggACCACTACACAGTGTCCTGGAAACAACAGAGTCACCATTCAcaaggtgcacgcccacacgcccgtcacctagcatgtgcgtcacctcaacatcaatcacataacacataattcggggtttcatacccccaacactaagtttaaaagagttacttatctcaaaTAAGCCGATTCCAATGTCCAGCAAGCTAAACAATGCTCCAGAAATTCAGTTGTGCGTATCAACTTCCGAACAGCTTGAATCTAATCATAattaattcgattcagtcaacacaaattataggaattaattccatatgaaaatgctAATTTTCCAACTAAAAccgaaattaactcaaaaatttcCCGTGGGGCCCTACGTCCCGGAACCcgacaaaagttacaaaatcTGAATGCTCATTcgaccacgagtccaaccataccaaatttaccaaattctgacatcaactcgaccttcaaatcctcaaatcttattttcaaatccctaggtccaaattctcaatttacacctccaaaacatgtaatctagtcggattattcgatgataattcaatattatggagtagaaataatcacaagtggcTTACccaagatttcccatgatttcttgctcaaaaaatcgccccaagccgtgttcttgcacccaaaaatgtcaaaatgggCTAAAAACCAGAACAACATTAAAAACAcgattctggtcgctaaaggcCCAATTACCGTCGCTATAAGTgtcaaatctggtcgctaaaggtgcgcaCCAGATCCTGCTGCACTAACAGTCTTTAACTTCattaaaaatgctctaactccatcatacgaactcggaatttgatgattcttgttcctatgagtcacaaataacaATACGAACCTAGTCTTTAAATCGAAACTcaatttggagctcatttgcttagtgcgatacccatttcgctcgttaaataattaactcatgtttcacgTTAAAAACCCTACTTGacgaaattagaccaaactttccagatcactcctataattcattataaaAATTCCGGAAGGATCGAAATCAAAttttgatctctagaactaaaaatggacctctagatcattacatgtttatgctcaaaataccaatttcttccaaaatctgttccaaaactcatccgagccacaTAGGACCCCAACTAAATGTACTAACAAATcacataatatgacacaaacttagtcgatatctcaaattacattgaacaatactaaaacatgaatcacaccccaattcaagcctattcaaaactaacaaattccaatttctacattcaatgccgaaacctatcaaatcaattccgattgacctcaaattttgcacacaagtcataaatgacataacggagctgttcAAATTTTCAGAATCGTATTtcaatcccgatatcaaaaagtcaactccccggtcaaacttccaaactcaaatttcctattttcgccatttcaagcctaatttaactATAGACTTCCAAAAAGAATTTCGGACACgctccaaagtccaaaatcaccatacggagctattggaataaaaaaaaatctatttCGGGATCATTTACACATATTTTACCATCCGTCCAtttattcaacttaagcttccaaaacaagAATTGTTCTTTCAGTTAAATCCCAAATCATCCGAAAAATCAAACTTGACTACCCTCGCAGTTCATAATACACATTTCAAAGCTGCTCGAGACCTTAAGCCACCGAACGGAAcgttaattctcaaaatgacaagtcgggtcgttacaccgacaaatcgcaccaacccgataatccgagtcaaactgagaaaaaaaaacccgactatggtttggtttgatttggtttggtgttggaaaaaaaacccgaccataattggtttggtttggttttaactaaagaaagtcaaaccgaaaccaaaccaacccgacattacatatatcaaaattttagatatatttaatatataaatatacttattgtgatgtaatttataaatatttcttaaaaactttcataattttatcttttaaggtattatttcaaggttggacttagaacttttgaatgcttGAATAgattttatagccattaatattagtaaattttataatgctaacaaaagtccaaaccaaaatcaaatcaatactaatgctaacaaaagacattcaattcaatattacgaacgagaatgtattaaatatctattttttattttgcaacaatttagataaaaatgcataacctatttttatttttctttagcgtttagtcatgtaattaatactcccttattaatctatttattttagcatgacttagtacttttagataatgtttatttttgttatggatttttaattagcaatatttatattacataattttattgtttttattgttgaaaattttaggataatgccatgacacatctcatattttgtattattttcttggaaaatactttatatagttgtatcttactaggattaaagaaatattttgagcaaatcttatatgttttgttctacgaagattttaccagaAAACCTCCCGAAAAAACCCGAATAACCCGAAAATTCGAGaaaaaccgagattgaaaaactcgaattttattggtttggtttggtctttagatttaataacccgatataattggtttggtaattgtaaaatccgaaccaatcCGGCCAATGTACACTCTTAGGTGAAAATatgtaattattattattattattattatataggTACAGGGGATGAGAAATCTTttaggattttactgggttgttgatATGGGATGAGAAATAGGGGAGGGATTACAAATTGGGAATCGAGCTTTTACTGTAAATATGTTACTGATGTTATGGCATCATTCGggttgatttttttctttttttggacaTTGTCGTTCGAGGAAAAATATGTAAATTACGTGATAAAGAATGATGTTAAAGATAGTTTGTCATAAATAGCAGGATATGCAAATATTTGTCATTGCGACAGGGCAGTAAGTACAAAATTTATGAATTGAATAAGGATATTCAGCGACAGTCAAAAGGAAGGTGATCCAATTATGATGAGCCACAGGAAAGATTCATCCCAATCCATTTAAATTGAGATTTGAGAGGGTTGAGATTGAGCAGACAGCATGTACATTgtttttttcacaaatagaaaCCAAACAAACATAAAACATTATAGTACCTCATCTTTGTATAAACAGTTTATAAGATTATACAGCAAAGCAAAGCAAATTCTAAGAGAATTATTGGTTCAAACATGTCTGCTTTATATTTTTGGAAAATTCTTTCTTGGGAAAGCTCTGTTTAGGCCAAACACAGTGAGTCCTCAAAATgggattttttatatttatgaGGGGAGAGTCCATAGTTTTAGAAGATTTTGTTCCCATACAACATGCCATAGATTTCTGAAAATGGATTCCATAGATCAGCTGCTTAGGAATTACACAAGCACCAAACCTTGTTTGTCATGATTCGACCCATACCTCAGACCCAAGATCAAGCATCAACGCTGCTCATAACAACGTACCAAACCAGCTTGACAAGTTGATAACATTTCAAGATCAGCTTGTTTGTAATATACTGTACATCAGTTGCCTAATCCAGCAACATCAACTGACTTATTTTCAGTCTCCCTTTGGCAACCCATAAAAGATAAATAACGACAGAAAAAACCAGTCACATTGTTAACAAGATCCATAGACCAGCCATCAGGGGCGGATCTAGCATATACCGggcgggttcaattgaacccattaCTTTTGACGCGGAGTAAaattttatatgtaaaaattcattaaaattgcaaaactagtatatatgaacccataactaaaaatataatgggtttaaTGCTAAATTTTTTGAAAGTTGAACCCATAGGGTCTAAATACTGGATCCGCTTCTGCTAGCCATAGATGCATGTGTAACAGACTAACAGTGACTTGCATTGGATTGGGATTATGCTTACATTGCCTGAGGATATCCAAAAAATCTATTGGCCTAATTGATTAGGCAAGACCTCTTTAAGCATTTGAGCATTAAGAATTtgctaacttatcaaaatagatAAGTCATCCATCTACTAATCCAATATACATGGAGATTTCAAAATCATGGGAGACTGCTCCACTTGCAAGTCTCCCCATGTTCTCCCTAATAAAGACCCGTTCACAAATCAACTTATATGCCAAAGGTGCCCAAAACAATACCCCGAAACTGCTGAGCAATCCCAAGCAAAAGTATGCCAAAAACACATTTTAAGATCATCCTTTAGTTCTCATGATTGTAATGCTGCCTCTTCCGCCCTCTATGTTAATTTTTGTCTTGCCAACGACAGGTTTCCCAGAAAAAGCTGATGTGGGATAAGAAGGTGGATCTTGATTGCTTTGCTTCGACTTGGATGGTGGTGGAGTGTGTATCTTTTTGTTAATCTCTTTTAACGTCACATCTCCTTGAGCACTGCAGGGTTTGATAAAGCCGAATGGGTACACTACAGAAGATGCACCTTTTTTGGGAGGTTGCATGTATGAATTCCTACCTGAGTACATAGTCATCAGTTAAAAATAGGAGCTCAGTTGCAGCAAGTTTTCCATGTGTTTTCATGCAATATAACTGAAGCAAAAACGTAAACACTGAAAACCCCACACTATGGACAATATCATAACAAGGGGATTTTTCACAATGTTATGAATTTTTGGCTATTTGAGACTTAAGAGAATATGATTAAGTGTAACCATGAATAAGTACCCAGTGTAATCATAGATAAAGTACTAACCTTTGAAAATAATGTTTCCACAAGTACGAACAGAACTGCTTTTAACCATAGTTGTCTCACGTTCTGGCGAGGAATTAATAACCTCTGCAACAGATAAGCTGCCATCAATCAAATATTAAACACGAATAACATGAAAAGGAAGAGAAGAACACCAGCACATAATAAAGAATATAGAAGAGACAGGGACCAGAAAGGAAGAAAACATCCAAGGGAAAGAGAGATTCTCTACCTATTATGTCAGCTTGAACATCAGGTACTCCAGATGTATTCCTGTTAAACAAAGTGCGTTAGAGCACAGAGTATAATTATAAGTCCTTACAAGCATGGACGGCTAAGGATTAAATTTACATATCCTCGGAACCAGGCTGCAACTC encodes the following:
- the LOC104214869 gene encoding protein XRI1-like isoform X4 — protein: MAMPDLPMDFDSNSEIWDWQCGETFLEDRENFDVTTKELEQCREPAKVVKRRRMLQFDAEILDVSGSNEEIPLTCLKSKERDAYFEEAICEVSDWLSEYAGGATSSAHEGLDESSEEWLTDCFNDPELQPGSEDMNTSGVPDVQADIIEVINSSPERETTMVKSSSVRTCGNIIFKGRNSYMQPPKKGASSVVYPFGFIKPCSAQGDVTLKEINKKIHTPPPSKSKQSNQDPPSYPTSAFSGKPVVGKTKINIEGGRGSITIMRTKG
- the LOC104214869 gene encoding protein XRI1-like isoform X3, with protein sequence MAMPDLPMDFDSNSSEIWDWQCGETFLEDRENFDVTTKELEQCREPAKVVKRRRMLQFDAEILDVSGSNEEIPLTCLKSKERDAYFEEAICEVSDWLSEYAGGATSSAHEGLDESSEEWLTDCFNDPELQPGSEDMNTSGVPDVQADIIEVINSSPERETTMVKSSSVRTCGNIIFKGRNSYMQPPKKGASSVVYPFGFIKPCSAQGDVTLKEINKKIHTPPPSKSKQSNQDPPSYPTSAFSGKPVVGKTKINIEGGRGSITIMRTKG